The Novipirellula caenicola genome has a window encoding:
- a CDS encoding DUF1559 domain-containing protein, with the protein MAKGAPRHFGFTLVELLVVIAIIGVLVGLLLPAVQAAREAARRMSCSNNLKQIGLAVHNYESATKSLPAAWSPSATTGDGWSTQARILPYIEAISLASAIDFGAGYGAATLQVDGVAVPISSYRVPTYLCPSEPNDTQRLGTSGPEHYPLNYGYNGGVWFTYNPNDNTVGEGSFAANRYLKFRDCLDGLSNTLAFSEVKAWTPYYRDLSQTGDIAKPTQTSEICTLAGSFKTDTGHTEWVDGRVHQSGFTTTFSPNKKVLCTVSGIEYDVDFTNFREGKTATAPIPKTFAAVTSRSYHVGGVNACLMDGSVRFVTDSIDLELWQGLSTRAGREVVAVP; encoded by the coding sequence ATGGCCAAAGGTGCCCCTCGTCACTTTGGATTTACGCTCGTTGAATTGCTGGTCGTGATCGCGATCATCGGCGTTTTAGTCGGACTCTTGTTGCCAGCCGTCCAAGCGGCTCGCGAAGCAGCTCGCCGCATGAGCTGCAGCAATAATTTGAAGCAGATCGGTTTGGCGGTTCACAATTATGAATCTGCCACTAAATCGCTGCCGGCAGCTTGGTCTCCTTCGGCGACGACCGGTGACGGCTGGTCGACTCAAGCTCGCATCCTGCCCTACATCGAAGCCATTTCGCTTGCTTCGGCCATCGATTTTGGTGCGGGGTATGGTGCAGCAACGCTTCAAGTTGATGGCGTGGCGGTTCCAATCTCGAGCTACCGCGTGCCAACTTACCTGTGCCCAAGTGAGCCAAATGACACGCAGCGTCTCGGCACCAGTGGCCCCGAGCACTACCCACTGAACTACGGCTACAACGGTGGCGTTTGGTTTACTTACAACCCCAACGACAATACGGTTGGCGAGGGATCGTTCGCAGCCAATCGCTATTTGAAATTCCGTGACTGCTTGGATGGTCTGAGCAACACCTTGGCATTTTCCGAAGTCAAGGCTTGGACACCTTACTATCGCGACCTTTCCCAAACCGGCGATATCGCCAAGCCAACGCAGACAAGCGAAATCTGTACCCTTGCTGGTTCGTTCAAAACCGACACCGGGCACACCGAATGGGTTGACGGTCGGGTTCATCAAAGCGGATTCACGACGACGTTCTCGCCCAACAAGAAAGTGCTTTGCACCGTAAGTGGCATTGAATACGACGTTGACTTTACGAACTTTCGTGAAGGCAAGACCGCGACGGCACCGATTCCAAAAACCTTCGCTGCGGTCACCTCGCGAAGCTACCACGTAGGCGGGGTGAACGCTTGTTTGATGGACGGTTCGGTCCGCTTTGTAACGGATTCGATTGATCTCGAACTGTGGCAAGGCTTGTCCACACGAGCGGGTCGTGAAGTCGTTGCGGTACCATAA
- a CDS encoding PQQ-binding-like beta-propeller repeat protein yields the protein MRKLSVIRRTFTAASLTAASLVGPGFAILGPLGTATPTPCVADELWPQWRGGNQNGVASGDDFPTQWSESKGVDWKVKLPGSGGSTPVIAGSHAYLTYGADDQNHLAAIDLETGKTSWAVPLGNDRGNKHRKGSGSNPSAVTDGEHVYAYYRSGDLACVDTDGNVKWQLNLQEKYGEDTLWWDLGTSPLLTDNAIIIAVMQSGPSYVVAIDKSTGDELWWTERMLDAPEEAAQSYATPLNVTVDGKPMIAVMGADHLTLHNAADGKQVGILGGFNPDGEKFFRSISSPVALGEIIVCPYARGATLTAVNMKMLVEGKGDDAIVWFRDDLGSDVPTPAAQNGKLYLIGDGKANRGQVSCLDIETGKVKWQVQLPKSRQGYSSSPLVAGNHLYVTQEDAVVFVVGPLDGENPALVATNELADNEPFTVASPVPAGDSLLIRTHDYLYRVSGKAK from the coding sequence ATGCGAAAGCTTTCTGTGATTCGCCGCACCTTCACTGCGGCCTCGTTGACCGCCGCCTCGCTGGTCGGCCCTGGTTTTGCCATTCTTGGCCCGCTAGGCACGGCAACGCCCACACCCTGTGTGGCGGACGAACTGTGGCCCCAGTGGCGAGGGGGCAATCAAAACGGAGTGGCCTCGGGAGATGACTTCCCGACCCAATGGAGCGAATCCAAGGGGGTCGATTGGAAGGTCAAATTGCCAGGATCCGGTGGCAGCACCCCGGTCATCGCCGGCTCGCATGCCTATTTGACCTACGGCGCGGATGACCAGAACCACTTGGCCGCTATCGATCTCGAGACGGGAAAAACCAGCTGGGCTGTCCCGCTGGGAAACGATCGTGGCAACAAACATCGCAAAGGCAGCGGCAGCAACCCATCGGCCGTGACCGATGGAGAACATGTCTATGCGTACTATCGCAGTGGTGACCTTGCTTGTGTTGATACCGATGGCAACGTGAAATGGCAGCTTAATCTGCAAGAAAAGTATGGCGAAGACACGCTGTGGTGGGATCTAGGCACCTCGCCTCTGTTGACCGACAACGCGATCATCATCGCTGTCATGCAAAGTGGTCCCAGCTATGTGGTCGCGATTGATAAATCGACCGGGGACGAGCTTTGGTGGACCGAACGAATGCTTGATGCACCCGAGGAAGCGGCGCAAAGCTATGCTACGCCGCTGAACGTCACGGTCGATGGCAAACCGATGATCGCCGTGATGGGCGCCGACCATTTGACACTTCACAACGCCGCAGATGGAAAGCAAGTCGGTATTTTGGGCGGATTCAATCCGGATGGCGAAAAATTCTTTCGCTCAATCTCCTCGCCAGTGGCTTTGGGCGAAATCATCGTTTGCCCCTATGCTCGTGGCGCAACGCTCACCGCCGTCAACATGAAGATGCTGGTCGAGGGTAAAGGCGACGACGCCATCGTTTGGTTCCGCGACGACCTTGGCAGCGACGTTCCTACGCCCGCTGCCCAAAATGGCAAGCTCTATCTGATCGGTGACGGCAAAGCCAACCGCGGCCAAGTGAGCTGTTTGGATATCGAAACCGGAAAAGTCAAATGGCAAGTCCAGCTGCCCAAGTCGCGTCAAGGCTACAGCAGCTCGCCGCTTGTTGCCGGAAACCATCTGTACGTCACACAAGAAGACGCCGTGGTCTTTGTGGTCGGACCGCTGGACGGCGAAAATCCTGCTCTCGTTGCCACCAATGAACTCGCCGACAACGAACCCTTTACCGTCGCCAGCCCCGTGCCGGCAGGCGATTCGCTGCTGATTCGCACCCACGATTACCTGTATCGTGTGTCGGGCAAAGCAAAGTAA